In a genomic window of Streptomyces sp. NBC_01231:
- a CDS encoding DegT/DnrJ/EryC1/StrS family aminotransferase, whose translation MLRAAGVGVGDEVVVPAFGNVEVAEAVVLAGALPVFADIEPLTYCLAPSAVEAAVTSRTAAVVVVHRFGQPADMARLLGLGERHGLLVLQEGESEAPYDEVAQRRQRAAYLDTKLRGVRTPDGGVGHTYQQYVVRVPGNGRPDRDAFARAVRARGVDCRVPVKTPVHRLPEYRRCVSLPETERAADETLALPVEASLTKRDMQRIVGACNALGGLLQPAF comes from the coding sequence ATGCTCAGGGCCGCCGGCGTCGGAGTCGGTGACGAGGTCGTCGTACCGGCGTTCGGGAACGTGGAGGTTGCCGAGGCCGTGGTGTTGGCCGGGGCGCTTCCGGTGTTCGCCGACATAGAACCGCTGACCTACTGCCTCGCCCCCTCCGCTGTCGAGGCGGCCGTGACTTCACGGACGGCGGCTGTCGTCGTCGTACACCGCTTCGGCCAGCCGGCCGACATGGCGCGGCTGCTGGGGCTCGGGGAGCGGCACGGGCTTCTCGTGTTGCAGGAGGGGGAGTCCGAGGCGCCGTACGACGAGGTCGCTCAGCGCCGGCAACGGGCGGCCTATCTCGATACGAAGTTGCGGGGTGTGCGTACGCCCGACGGAGGTGTCGGCCACACCTACCAGCAGTACGTGGTGCGGGTGCCGGGGAATGGACGGCCGGACCGGGATGCTTTCGCCCGTGCCGTGCGCGCTCGGGGTGTCGACTGCCGGGTTCCGGTGAAGACGCCGGTGCACAGGCTGCCCGAATACCGTCGGTGTGTGTCCCTGCCCGAGACCGAGCGGGCCGCCGACGAGACGTTGGCGCTGCCGGTGGAAGCGTCCCTGACGAAGCGGGACATGCAGCGGATCGTGGGCGCGTGCAATGCCCTCGGAGGGCTGCTGCAGCCGGCCTTCTGA
- the thyX gene encoding FAD-dependent thymidylate synthase codes for MTDTPADDPKPSFRSDVTVELVKHTASDADVLFAARVSTAGEQSLDELGKDPERSKGLINYLMRDRHGSPFEHNSMTFFISAPIFVFREFMRHRVGWSYNEESGRYRELQPVFYVPGESRKLVQQGRPGKYVFVEGSEAQQELVTRTMEGTYREAYEAYQEMLAAGVAREVARAVLPVGLFSSMYATCNARSLMHFLGLRTQHELAKVPSFPQREIEMVGEKMEAEWAKLMPLTYAAFNANGRVAP; via the coding sequence GTGACCGACACCCCCGCCGACGACCCCAAGCCCAGCTTCCGGAGCGACGTCACCGTCGAGCTGGTCAAGCACACCGCGTCCGATGCCGACGTGCTCTTCGCCGCCCGTGTCTCGACCGCGGGAGAGCAGTCCCTGGACGAGCTGGGCAAGGACCCGGAGCGCTCCAAGGGCCTGATCAACTACCTGATGCGGGACCGGCACGGCAGCCCCTTCGAGCACAACTCGATGACCTTCTTCATCAGCGCCCCGATCTTCGTCTTCCGCGAGTTCATGCGGCACCGCGTGGGGTGGTCGTACAACGAGGAATCCGGCCGCTACCGGGAGCTCCAGCCCGTCTTCTACGTGCCCGGAGAGTCCCGCAAGCTCGTCCAGCAGGGCCGTCCGGGCAAGTACGTCTTCGTCGAGGGCAGCGAGGCCCAGCAGGAGCTGGTCACCCGCACCATGGAGGGCACCTACCGCGAGGCGTACGAGGCCTACCAGGAGATGCTCGCCGCCGGTGTCGCCCGCGAGGTCGCCCGCGCGGTCCTCCCGGTCGGCCTGTTCTCCTCGATGTACGCCACCTGCAACGCCCGCTCGCTGATGCACTTCCTCGGCCTGCGCACCCAGCACGAACTGGCCAAGGTTCCGTCCTTCCCGCAGCGGGAGATCGAGATGGTCGGCGAGAAGATGGAGGCGGAGTGGGCCAAGCTGATGCCGCTCACGTACGCCGCCTTCAACGCGAACGGCCGAGTGGCGCCGTAA
- a CDS encoding ribonuclease J, with translation MSHPHPELGPPPPLPTSGLRVTPLGGLGEIGRNMTVFEYGGRLLIVDCGVLFPEEEQPGIDLILPDFSSIRDRLDDIEGIVLTHGHEDHIGGVPYLLREKPDIPLIGSKLTLALIEAKLQEHRIRPYTLEVAEGHRERIGPFDCEFVAVNHSIPDALAVAIRTPAGMVVHTGDFKMDQLPLDNRLTDLHAFARLSEEGIDLLLADSTNAEVPGFVPPEREISNVLRQVFGNARKRIIVASFASHVHRIQQILDAAHEYGRRVAFVGRSMVRNMGIARDLGYLKVPPGLVVDVKTLDDLPDHEVVLVCTGSQGEPMAALSRMANRDHQIRIVPGDTVILASSLIPGNENAVYRVINGLTRWGANVVHKGNAKVHVSGHASAGELLYFYNICRPKNLMPVHGEWRHLRANAELGALTGVPHDRIVIAEDGVVVDLVEGKAKISGKVQAGYVYVDGLSVGDVGEPALKDRKILGDEGIISVFMVIDSSTGKITGGPHVQARGSGIDDSAFADVLPRITEVLERSAQDGVVEPHQLQQLVRRTLGKWVSDTYRRRPMILPVVVEV, from the coding sequence TTGAGTCATCCGCATCCTGAACTCGGCCCGCCCCCGCCGCTCCCCACGAGCGGCCTGCGAGTCACTCCGCTCGGCGGTCTCGGCGAGATCGGCCGAAACATGACGGTCTTCGAGTACGGCGGCCGCCTGCTGATCGTCGACTGCGGAGTGCTCTTCCCCGAGGAGGAGCAGCCCGGAATCGACCTGATCCTGCCGGACTTCTCGTCCATCCGGGACCGCCTCGACGACATCGAGGGCATCGTCCTCACGCATGGTCACGAGGACCACATCGGCGGAGTCCCCTACCTCCTGCGCGAGAAGCCGGACATCCCGCTGATCGGCTCCAAGCTGACCCTCGCCCTGATCGAGGCGAAGCTCCAGGAGCACCGCATCCGCCCATACACCCTCGAGGTGGCGGAGGGGCACCGTGAGCGCATCGGCCCCTTCGACTGCGAGTTCGTCGCGGTCAACCACTCGATCCCGGACGCTCTGGCCGTCGCCATCCGTACCCCGGCCGGCATGGTGGTCCACACGGGCGACTTCAAGATGGACCAGCTCCCGCTGGACAACCGCCTCACGGACCTTCACGCGTTCGCACGACTCAGCGAGGAGGGCATCGACCTGCTCCTCGCGGACTCGACGAACGCGGAGGTCCCGGGATTCGTTCCGCCCGAGCGGGAGATCTCCAACGTCCTGCGTCAGGTCTTCGGGAACGCCCGCAAGCGGATCATCGTGGCGAGCTTCGCCAGCCACGTCCACCGTATCCAGCAGATCCTGGACGCGGCCCACGAGTACGGCCGCCGGGTCGCCTTCGTCGGCCGCTCGATGGTCCGCAACATGGGCATCGCACGGGATTTGGGCTATCTGAAGGTCCCGCCGGGTCTGGTGGTCGACGTGAAGACTCTCGACGACCTTCCGGACCACGAGGTCGTCCTGGTCTGCACGGGCTCCCAGGGCGAACCGATGGCCGCCCTGTCGCGCATGGCCAACCGGGACCACCAGATCCGCATCGTCCCCGGCGACACCGTGATCCTGGCGTCGTCGCTGATCCCCGGCAACGAGAACGCGGTCTACCGCGTGATCAACGGTCTGACCCGCTGGGGCGCCAACGTCGTCCATAAGGGCAACGCCAAGGTCCATGTCTCGGGCCACGCCTCGGCCGGCGAGTTGCTGTACTTCTACAACATCTGCCGCCCGAAGAACCTGATGCCGGTCCACGGCGAATGGCGCCACCTGCGCGCCAATGCCGAGCTGGGCGCGCTGACCGGAGTCCCGCACGACCGGATCGTCATCGCCGAGGACGGCGTGGTCGTCGACCTCGTCGAAGGCAAGGCGAAGATCTCCGGCAAGGTCCAGGCGGGCTATGTCTACGTCGACGGGCTCTCCGTCGGGGACGTGGGCGAGCCGGCCCTGAAGGACCGCAAGATCCTCGGCGACGAGGGCATCATCTCGGTCTTCATGGTCATCGACTCGTCGACCGGGAAGATCACGGGCGGCCCGCATGTCCAGGCGCGCGGCTCGGGTATCGACGACTCCGCCTTCGCCGACGTGCTTCCCAGGATCACGGAGGTCCTTGAGCGCTCGGCCCAGGACGGCGTGGTCGAGCCCCATCAGCTCCAGCAGTTGGTGCGGCGGACCCTGGGCAAGTGGGTCTCGGACACGTATCGGCGCAGGCCGATGATCCTCCCTGTGGTGGTGGAGGTCTGA
- a CDS encoding SpoIIE family protein phosphatase, which produces MTTGLIPGEQPPDPRPTGGLPQQRHEPVGQAALHVDNRPRSSVITARAAASFEPVGRSVASARSFVRDTLQGWGFADIIDDAVVLTSELVTNAVVHAGTAADVLCLRSDDGVRIEVADRYPEREIPLQGQAVNMGNLDREGGRGLQLCAALAGRWGVEYTPTHKQVWFQLDLPERPVGTRAAGPSLPAALLPLADGRVRVAVVQIDRTGAITSWNEDGEELFGYAAEHVIGKPLTDLAAWPHTPGTGTGIAEALQLSRWEGSYGIRAATGRVTSVYASHLRVRDTTGEPSTVCLLVRDHERAVLQTPSRVPSSDTTTSSDGQSTDPFEVFIGSPAPDDLDSLLQRTVERARDMLDADSAFLLLATDDETVLEVRASTGLPSARQRFARVPVEAGPGRYGSARMPAVHDDLTAVPGAVPLLNGTGMRSVVTVPLKVEGRLTGSLGVAAEAPGRYSNEEALRLQFAADRIALAVESARLGELEGLRRGSLGFLVEASDLLAGTLDRDQTLALMAQMTVPTLATWCAVYTIADQSSEPYLSYVLHEDEDLIDGIKSLLSKVPPPDPVPTPGARVWSAPGEAAHQAALRSSMRSLGLNGGPTRQIASGIGPTLATASAVGGETVVLPLVARNRVIGMLTLGKPTDEHFRQEILELAEDLSRRAALALDNARLYSERTAISQSLQRSLLPPELPEIDGVEVEVIYRAAGEGNEVGGDFYDLFPIRDGAYGFAIGDVCGTGPNAAAVTGLARHALRLLAREGLSGPAVLERLNSAILDEGARSRFLTLLYGELWPQEDGSAKLKVVCAGHPLPLRLRQDGTVEPAAEPQPLLGVMDDLELYEQTVTLDPGDVLLCVTDGVTERREGTRMLGDDGLADVLTTCTGLTAGAVAARIMRAVERFASDAPSDDMAILAMRVPGLHKD; this is translated from the coding sequence ATGACCACCGGACTGATCCCTGGGGAACAGCCCCCGGACCCCCGGCCGACGGGCGGCCTGCCGCAACAGCGGCACGAGCCGGTCGGCCAGGCAGCCCTTCACGTCGACAACAGGCCGAGGAGTTCAGTGATCACCGCGCGCGCGGCCGCCAGCTTCGAGCCCGTCGGGCGATCGGTCGCGAGCGCCCGCTCCTTCGTCCGCGACACCCTGCAGGGCTGGGGCTTCGCCGACATCATCGACGACGCCGTCGTCCTTACGAGCGAACTGGTCACCAACGCGGTGGTGCACGCGGGCACCGCCGCGGACGTCCTGTGTCTGCGCAGTGACGATGGCGTACGGATCGAGGTGGCCGACCGCTATCCGGAGCGCGAGATCCCACTCCAGGGCCAGGCCGTCAACATGGGCAACCTCGACCGCGAGGGCGGCCGCGGCCTCCAACTGTGCGCGGCGCTGGCCGGTCGTTGGGGCGTGGAGTACACGCCCACCCACAAACAGGTCTGGTTCCAACTCGACCTCCCCGAACGCCCCGTGGGCACCCGCGCCGCCGGCCCGTCGCTGCCCGCCGCTCTCCTCCCGCTCGCCGACGGCCGCGTCCGCGTCGCCGTCGTCCAGATCGACCGCACCGGCGCCATCACGTCCTGGAACGAGGACGGCGAGGAACTCTTCGGCTACGCCGCCGAACACGTCATCGGCAAACCCCTCACCGACCTCGCCGCCTGGCCGCACACCCCCGGCACCGGCACCGGCATCGCGGAGGCCCTCCAACTCTCGCGCTGGGAGGGCAGTTACGGCATCCGGGCGGCCACCGGCCGCGTCACCTCCGTCTACGCCTCCCACCTCCGTGTCCGTGACACGACCGGCGAGCCCTCCACGGTCTGCCTTCTCGTCAGGGACCACGAGCGAGCCGTCCTGCAAACGCCGTCGCGCGTGCCCTCCTCCGACACGACCACGTCCTCCGACGGTCAGAGCACCGACCCCTTCGAGGTGTTCATCGGCTCGCCCGCCCCGGACGACCTCGACAGCCTCCTCCAGCGCACGGTGGAACGCGCCCGCGACATGCTCGACGCCGATTCCGCCTTCCTGCTCCTGGCCACCGACGACGAAACGGTGTTGGAGGTCCGCGCCTCCACCGGCCTGCCCTCCGCCCGCCAGCGCTTCGCCCGCGTCCCCGTCGAGGCCGGCCCCGGCCGCTACGGCTCGGCCCGCATGCCGGCCGTCCACGACGACCTGACGGCCGTACCGGGCGCCGTGCCGCTGCTGAACGGCACCGGCATGCGCTCGGTCGTCACGGTCCCGCTCAAGGTCGAGGGACGTCTCACGGGCTCCCTGGGCGTGGCGGCGGAGGCCCCTGGCAGATACTCGAACGAGGAGGCCCTGCGCCTCCAGTTCGCCGCCGACCGCATCGCGCTGGCGGTGGAGTCCGCCCGCCTCGGCGAACTGGAAGGCCTGCGCCGGGGCTCCCTCGGTTTCCTCGTCGAGGCCTCCGACCTTCTGGCCGGCACCCTGGACCGCGACCAGACCCTCGCCCTCATGGCCCAGATGACGGTCCCGACCCTGGCCACCTGGTGCGCCGTGTACACGATCGCCGACCAGTCCTCCGAGCCGTACCTGTCGTACGTTCTGCACGAGGACGAGGACCTGATCGACGGCATCAAGTCCCTGCTGTCGAAGGTGCCCCCGCCGGACCCGGTTCCCACCCCCGGCGCCCGTGTCTGGTCGGCGCCCGGCGAGGCGGCCCACCAGGCGGCCCTGCGCAGCTCCATGCGCAGCCTGGGCCTCAACGGCGGCCCGACCCGTCAGATCGCCTCCGGCATCGGCCCGACGCTCGCCACGGCCTCCGCGGTCGGCGGCGAAACCGTCGTACTCCCGCTCGTGGCCCGCAACCGCGTCATCGGCATGCTGACGCTGGGCAAGCCCACGGACGAACACTTCCGCCAGGAGATCCTGGAGCTGGCCGAGGACCTCTCCCGCAGGGCCGCCCTCGCCCTCGACAACGCCCGCCTCTACTCCGAGCGCACGGCGATCAGCCAGTCCCTCCAGCGCAGCCTCCTACCGCCCGAACTCCCCGAGATCGACGGCGTGGAGGTCGAGGTCATCTACCGCGCGGCCGGCGAGGGCAACGAGGTCGGCGGTGACTTCTACGACCTCTTCCCCATCCGCGACGGCGCCTACGGTTTCGCCATCGGAGACGTCTGCGGCACGGGCCCGAACGCGGCGGCCGTCACGGGCCTGGCTCGTCACGCCCTGCGCCTCCTGGCCCGCGAGGGCCTCAGCGGCCCGGCGGTCCTGGAGCGCCTGAACTCCGCGATCCTCGACGAGGGCGCCCGCAGCCGCTTCCTGACCCTCCTCTACGGCGAGTTGTGGCCCCAGGAGGACGGCAGCGCCAAGCTGAAGGTGGTCTGCGCGGGCCACCCCCTCCCGCTCCGGCTCCGCCAGGACGGCACGGTCGAACCGGCCGCCGAACCCCAGCCTCTCCTGGGCGTCATGGACGACCTGGAGCTGTACGAGCAGACAGTCACGCTCGATCCCGGCGACGTCCTCCTGTGCGTCACGGACGGCGTCACCGAACGCCGCGAGGGAACCCGCATGCTGGGCGACGACGGTCTCGCCGATGTCCTCACCACCTGCACGGGCCTCACGGCGGGCGCGGTCGCGGCCCGCATCATGCGCGCGGTGGAACGCTTCGCGTCGGACGCCCCGTCAGACGACATGGCCATCCTCGCGATGCGCGTCCCAGGCCTCCACAAGGACTGA
- the dapA gene encoding 4-hydroxy-tetrahydrodipicolinate synthase: protein MAPTSTPQTPFGRVLTAMVTPFKADGALDLDGAQRLATHLVDAGNDGLIINGTTGESPTTSNAEKSDLVRAVLEAVGDRAHVVAGVGTNDTRHSIELARMAEQVGAHGLLLVTPYYNKPPQEGLYRHFTTITDAAELPVMLYDIPGRSGVPINTETLVRLAEHPRIVANKDAKGDLGRASWAIARSGLAWYSGDDMLNLPLLSVGAVGFVSVVGHVVTPELRALVDAYMAGDVQKATEIHQKLLPVYTGMFRTQGVMTTKAALTLQGLPAGPLRAPMVELMPEEVEQLKIDLAAGGVQL, encoded by the coding sequence ATGGCTCCGACCTCCACTCCGCAGACCCCCTTCGGGCGGGTCCTCACCGCCATGGTCACGCCCTTCAAGGCGGACGGCGCACTCGACCTCGACGGCGCGCAGCGGCTCGCCACCCACCTGGTGGACGCAGGCAACGACGGCCTGATCATCAATGGCACCACCGGCGAGTCCCCCACCACCAGCAATGCGGAGAAATCGGACCTCGTACGGGCCGTCCTGGAGGCCGTCGGTGACCGCGCCCACGTCGTCGCCGGCGTCGGCACGAACGACACCCGCCACAGCATCGAGCTCGCTCGTATGGCGGAGCAGGTGGGCGCACACGGCCTTCTGCTCGTCACGCCGTACTACAACAAGCCCCCTCAGGAGGGCCTGTACCGCCACTTCACGACCATCACCGACGCCGCCGAGCTGCCGGTCATGCTGTACGACATCCCGGGCCGCAGCGGTGTCCCGATCAACACCGAGACACTGGTCCGCCTCGCCGAGCACCCGCGGATCGTCGCCAACAAGGACGCCAAGGGCGACCTCGGCCGCGCCAGCTGGGCCATCGCGCGATCGGGCCTCGCCTGGTACTCCGGCGACGACATGCTGAACCTGCCGCTGCTCTCCGTGGGCGCGGTCGGTTTCGTCTCGGTCGTGGGCCATGTGGTCACCCCGGAGCTGCGCGCCCTGGTCGATGCGTACATGGCCGGCGACGTCCAGAAGGCGACCGAGATCCACCAGAAACTGCTCCCGGTCTACACGGGCATGTTCCGCACCCAGGGCGTCATGACGACGAAGGCCGCGCTCACCCTCCAGGGCCTGCCCGCCGGACCGCTGCGCGCCCCCATGGTCGAGCTCATGCCCGAAGAGGTCGAGCAGCTCAAGATCGATCTTGCCGCGGGCGGGGTACAGCTCTAG
- the dapB gene encoding 4-hydroxy-tetrahydrodipicolinate reductase: MSKLRVAVLGAKGRIGSEAVRAVEAAEDMELVAALGRGDHLETLAETGAQVAVELTTPASVMDNLDFCVRHGIHAVVGTTGWTDERLAKLNGWLAQSPETGVLIAPNFSIGAVLTMKFAQIAAPYFESVEVVELHHPNKVDAPSGTATRTAQLIAEARRTAGSAPAPDATVTALDGARGANVDGVPVHAIRLRGLLAHQEVLLGGEGETLTVRHDSLHHSSFMPGILLGARRVVTSPGLTFGLENFLDLN, encoded by the coding sequence ATGAGCAAGCTGCGCGTGGCGGTCCTCGGTGCCAAGGGCCGGATCGGTTCCGAGGCGGTACGGGCGGTCGAGGCCGCCGAGGACATGGAGCTGGTCGCCGCACTCGGCCGGGGCGACCACCTGGAGACGCTCGCCGAGACCGGCGCCCAGGTCGCCGTGGAGCTGACCACGCCGGCCTCGGTCATGGACAACCTCGACTTCTGTGTACGGCACGGCATCCACGCGGTCGTCGGTACCACGGGCTGGACCGACGAGCGCCTGGCGAAGCTGAACGGGTGGCTCGCCCAGTCGCCGGAGACGGGCGTGCTCATCGCGCCGAACTTCTCCATCGGGGCGGTCCTGACCATGAAGTTCGCGCAGATCGCCGCGCCGTACTTCGAGTCCGTCGAGGTCGTCGAGCTCCACCACCCGAACAAGGTCGACGCCCCGTCCGGTACCGCCACGCGCACCGCCCAGCTCATCGCCGAGGCCCGCCGCACGGCCGGCTCCGCCCCGGCGCCGGACGCCACGGTCACGGCCCTGGACGGGGCGCGCGGCGCGAACGTCGACGGTGTCCCGGTGCACGCGATCCGCCTGCGCGGCCTGCTGGCCCACCAGGAGGTCCTGCTGGGCGGCGAGGGCGAGACCCTGACCGTCCGCCACGACTCGCTCCACCACAGCAGCTTCATGCCGGGCATCCTGCTGGGCGCCCGCCGTGTGGTGACCAGTCCGGGCCTCACCTTCGGCCTGGAAAACTTCCTGGACCTGAACTGA